The DNA window ATTTTTTGAAACTCATCCTGGACTTGTTTATTGTGTAAAAGGAAAGCTAGATACAACAATAGTTAAAGATGGAGATAAAATTAATTTTGGAGAATATAATTTTGAAGTTATTGATTTAAGTGGTCATACTCCTGGACAAATGGGAATATATGATAGAAAACACAAAATTTTATTCTCAGGAGACCATATTTTAAATAAGATAACTCCTAATATAAGTTTTTGGGAGTTTAAATATGAAGATATTTTAGGAACTTATTTAAGAAATTTAGATAAGGTTTATAATATGGAAGTAGATGTAATCTATTCAGCACACAGAGGAATAATTGAAAATCCTAAACTTAGAATAGAAGAACTTAAAAAGCACTATGCTGATAGAAATGCAGAAGTATATGGATTATTAAAAGAAGGAGAAAAATTTTCTGCTGCTCAAATTGCAGCTAAAATGCACTGGGACTATAGAGCGAAGAATTTTGAAGAATTTCCTAACAATCAAAAGTGGTTTGCAACGGGAGAAGCATTAGCTAACTTAGAGCATTTAAGAGCTATTGGTAAAGCAGATTATGAGTTTATAGATGGAATTGCTTTTTATAGAGTCTTATAAAAGTTAAAAAAGAAGTAGAAATTATTTTACTTCTTTTTTGTTTGTTTTCAAGTCTTTAAGATATATTTATAAAATAGTATTTGCATTCATTATATATTTGATGTATAATTACAAGAAAAATTTTTAAATTTTCTATATATTAAAGGAGACAAAAACATGAATAACTTATTGGACAACTTTGGTACTAACTGCTTTTCAGAAAAGAATTTAAAAAATAGAGTTCCAGACTATGTGGTTAAAAAATTTTTAGAAATCAAAAATGGAAAAACAGAACTTACACTTGAAATTGCAGATATAATAGCTAATGCTA is part of the Fusobacterium nucleatum genome and encodes:
- a CDS encoding MBL fold metallo-hydrolase codes for the protein MLNEIAKNIYLVEVPLPKNPLRALNCYFIKNGENILVVDSGFDHEESEKVFFEALEELGAKVGKTDMFLTHLHADHSGLALKFKNKYQGKVYCSQIDTDYINKMKHELYADKFVPTLKVMGIEPNFKFFETHPGLVYCVKGKLDTTIVKDGDKINFGEYNFEVIDLSGHTPGQMGIYDRKHKILFSGDHILNKITPNISFWEFKYEDILGTYLRNLDKVYNMEVDVIYSAHRGIIENPKLRIEELKKHYADRNAEVYGLLKEGEKFSAAQIAAKMHWDYRAKNFEEFPNNQKWFATGEALANLEHLRAIGKADYEFIDGIAFYRVL